TACTGGTACTCCACCGGCTTCAGGCCCGCGGCGATGTTCTGCTGATCCCACTGACGCAGGATCTGGTCCTGGTTGGTGCTGGCGCCCACCACCACCTTCAGCCCCGCGACATCCGCCGGCTTCTCGATCTTCTGGATCGGCCCATCAGTGCGCGTGTAGATGCCCAGCAGGTCGTAACGATAGCTGGAGAAATCGAATTTCTTCTTGCGCTCCTCGGTGACCGTCACATTGGACAGCACCGCATCGTACTTGCCCGATTCCAGCCCCAGCGGCCAATCGGGCCAGGCCACCGGTACGATCACCAGCTTCAGGCCCAACCCATCGGCGATCAGCCGCGCGATGTCCGGCTCGATGCCGACCACGTCCTTGCTGTCGGCACCATAGTCGGCCAGCGGCAGCTGCCCCGGATGAGTGGCCACGGTGAACGTACCGGGGGTGACGAAGCGATAGTCGGCCGGGATCAACGCCTGCGCCTTCGGGTCAAACGTGCCCTTCAGCACGGCTGTGTTCGCACCGGCCAGGCTGGTCGCGGCCACGGCGCCGGCATCCGGTGCCTGGCGTACGCGCGAATAGACGATACCGGCGATGCCGATGACCAGCACGCCCACGATCAACAGGGTGCTGCGCGAGGGGCGACGCGGTGCTGCAGGGCTCATGGTGTTCCTTCCGGGGCTACAGGGTCTTGGCCAGGAAATCGGCCGTGCGTTGTTGGCGCGGGCGCTCGAACAGGGCCTCGGGCGTGCCCTGCTCGATCACCCGCCCTTGGTCCATCATCACCACGTGGTCGGCCACGCGGCGGGCGAAGCTCAGTTCATGGGTGACGATCACCAGCGTGGT
This genomic window from Stenotrophomonas maltophilia contains:
- a CDS encoding ABC transporter substrate-binding protein, with the protein product MSPAAPRRPSRSTLLIVGVLVIGIAGIVYSRVRQAPDAGAVAATSLAGANTAVLKGTFDPKAQALIPADYRFVTPGTFTVATHPGQLPLADYGADSKDVVGIEPDIARLIADGLGLKLVIVPVAWPDWPLGLESGKYDAVLSNVTVTEERKKKFDFSSYRYDLLGIYTRTDGPIQKIEKPADVAGLKVVVGASTNQDQILRQWDQQNIAAGLKPVEYQYFDDAVVGRLAVITGRADVSFEPNATGAYSARDGKVRRVGLFPGGWPNAAAISVTTRKGSGLAEAVTQALNTQIGSGTYAQALKRWNVAEEAVPQSQTNPPGLPTLQ